One window of Vespula pensylvanica isolate Volc-1 chromosome 17, ASM1446617v1, whole genome shotgun sequence genomic DNA carries:
- the LOC122635102 gene encoding mucin-5AC-like — translation MLNSVTKANFNDRYSKKFRERINIVDGNEIPRQTTSRTTTVTNRYSRKKIDSLRPYDKISKSVTTVTSTQSSSSSSSSSSSSSSSSKRREFRPRTATYRRHSELPTTTLLIQTTNKVDNTQGVAITPKTPKYHATLKSSTPIETRSIPQEPQVSVRITNDTNPIDTGITDSSNGNTGTTSNIFNPTRSAFLSGNSTLLQQLRSTVAPLLSSLGNRTPIFAESYSNVNNGSSTPRITPNGSPPRFSARYKGAELFVRKPTGYQPTVPSITSSSTTQITPIENIGSVLPPPIDISSPGEPKFLTYYQALESASVRNEQGNFQQQQQLNDTVTQVDSNNATNGTNGTNANSNNDTSPNLEIASPQTPDNTTTQPDNLSNENINQDTENPTVTTDGLPESLNVSMTVEPTESLSTITDSMIETNMTTSTDLSTSVGVVEDTSTTQESPVSTDLMDTMSSSTPVITDSLSSTTTMEPSTMIVTPMNDVITTTVTQSSDLTGTMSSTTDLSSTMESTTTMAMTSESSSENRSLDLSGTTEMSNNVDTVSTGTTQNVESSSIPLDTTTIVTTESTTTSQTSSTMSTTNVSPIETSTESIESNTIEQSGVISSSSESNDQTSTIRITTTDLPIVTTFRTKLIDFAQDILSRLQSAIAGTTLSPILTTTPTTTTPAETTMSSVLTTTSIDTTLSPALTTTPSATTAETPTSTLDQSNTSLNNQVESTTMMADVVQQQEFTTISDDVTSSRDVQSELRETTTATPLSMDVSTQEAVGFTDSETNTLDNVETSSTTDSSTTANAESSDLTLDVESLTQSQTSISPENESSVNITPESPINTTTEMTTTLSSTNLQDSTVESIISNDLNDTLLTELMTIAKSLFSEAMNDTSVQTILDNISSTIDLERNMQDIENNSTTDSSTTVNNTDDGFLNDSTTENVQEFSTEVPSEQVETAPISSEPEEDTTLTVDLSENEIESTPISPTTITNTEILDDSLALNVTQNEMEFVRTNDTTSFELGTTLENLETITATESIENDIGTVANEDFENITESSTSITQERETTTVSTADIELTTLSYDFQSTTAQTQITTPVESIDISISSTPTMVTESSTTSTVVNDDRSPITTPLNIDSQTTVSPTETTLSSENFELLTQSSVTNDSSNSTNLVSTEPMSTATVTEPTATTELVANNDDIVTSQSPEIIITENITTEPALDQSIDIDRTNQTIEMTSTELIVNDAEVTTNSPLLTNDTDLLDLTNITGTTITNQAIETTTTIMLTDPPSSPIDFMNTIPTDIDRLQDATPTTAQGTAASGTMQFDQTNDTTIIPTTTIITESPTATTSDSSNSLITESSPSGTSTSIDTTTLITTTTTTTTMTTTTETMTTTTTPSSSITNRPPDTTTEDNVDINDNLISTEASTSMPTSTTSLPETSDSISRMDTNIQTTMTDSTTETTPTTASGSTSTTTITMPTTISQTIPSMPAFSSVRTPVTTQTSFTTPYLGRFGGSRLTPAPRFSPSSSTKVPLRDYHVYGIYPNKTIVRKRPEDNLIDARNVDSPYVIFGIYPDGRLVRKFPNGTIIPDPPSNPVEVVFSLSTTTTTNRPQPVFFYNQANQGTFNQYQAPNYYNNRRPVGNPMTNGQNFGTVDLGLTGNAIAGSNGGGADFLGPLGTPGSLATTNTMGSRLNGISGAGRIVQDRQRDEASRSRQSGDQRNSVYIGQDRFVNYWTNGSPNTNPRVVSVNINSVASAANEGPASTSGMVQSFNNLLNDQSNGGQITAPPGFPWRDPLDQIFGITTNSPVITASIASNTLDDSSEGNPMFDARPVSPFVEVFTPASGIVSSSITAAMSTTTTAPTTSTVTTTTPTPTTTTTTTTPAPTTTTTTTTTTTTPAPTTTTTTTTTTTTTAPTTTTLAPTTTTPAPTTTTAAPTTTTAAPTTTTTTPAPTTQASTSTTSLKTTPFGLSNDIPLNMRTQNAFGTTFDDLAFLNSLLQPNDAPTTQKTLNEVEKILANKILSLALGNAGPTRSPKAIQLANASPNSLQVSSSSSAPIIIDLLPSTTTMKPSTIASTSTSRSIKITTESGINRKVPVKIADLSASAQTHSASVSTTTKEPIVVTAKSITTKPKSTTVPPVQGLGASLLQALFGGNFFGPTSTAKPVTKITTTKPKTKTIPRIVEITQRPVSTTQSSVTSRSVNVSEIVINTVKETTIPKPNTTTKPISTTTTQRALLNNPNPRLPNVVSSTYSPEDDAKFLSALFNAIQESNTKKPVTPVPTSIEDDEAFLRAILSGQAKLPLVKSTSSPEINNAALLAALLKAQGIEPSTPATNIRQQLQLASLNNNLVSLPPTTTSTSRPYSTSTSITSRPITSTTMTTRRPTTSRPRLQTTTWSPSSTYPPPLFSGFSNFGNPVQESQKDNDGLAGDGVRNQVVNVALGATRAFSQFLGAAITGAAQQLQSFVRNGTRIVSEVVG, via the exons ATGTTGAACAGTGTTACCAAGGCTAACTTTAATGATcgttattcgaaaaaatttaGGGAGAGGATTAACATTGTCGATGGGAATGAGATACCACGGCAGACAACGTCAAGGACAACTACGGTTACTAATAGATACAGtaggaaaaagatcgatagttTGAGACCTtacgataaaatttcgaaaagtGTTACGACGGTAACATCGACCcagtcatcatcatcatcatcgtcatcatcgtcgtcgtcgtcgtcctcatcAAAAAGACGAGAGTTCAGACCAAGAACGGCTACGTATCGTAGACATTCCGAATTACCAACTACTACTTTGCTCATACAAACGACAAACAAGGTCGACAATACGCAGGGTGTTGCGATCACCCCTAAAACGCCCAAGTATCACGCGACCTTGAAAAGTTCAACGCCGATCGAAACTCGATCGATACCGCAGGAGCCGCAAGTTAGCGTTAGGATAACCAACGATACCAATCCAATTGATACTGGTATTACCGACAGCAGCAATGGGAATACTGGTACAACAAGTAACATCTTCAATCCAACAAGAAGTGCCTTTCTAAGTGGTAACAGTACTCTACTGCAACAACTACGCAGCACCGTAGCGCCACTTCTCAGCTCTCTGGGTAACAGGACACCTATATTTGCTGAGTCTTACAGTAACGTTAACAACGGA AGCTCTACACCTAGGATCACACCAAACGGATCACCACCAAGATTCAGTGCTAGGTACAAAGGAGCCGAATTGTTTGTTAGAAAGCCAACAGGTTATCAACCGACTGTACCATCGATCACTAGCTCTTCGACAACTCAAATAACTCCGATAGAG AACATTGGTTCGGTACTACCACCGCCTATTGATATTTCCAGTCCTGGAGAGCCGAAATTTTTAACATACTATCAAGCATTGGAATCGGCTAGCGTCCGAAACGAGCAAGGGAATTttcaacaacagcaacaacttAATGACACTGTAACACAGGTAGACTCTAACAACGCAACTAACGGCACCAATGGCACCAACGCCAATTCTAACAATGACACGAGTCCCAACTTAGAGATCGCGAGCCCACAGACCCCAGACAATACCACGACCCAACCGGATAATCTATCGAATGAAAACATAAACCAGGACACGGAGAATCCCACTGTTACTACGGATGGTTTACCCGAGTCATTAAATGTATCCATGACCGTTGAACCCACAGAGTCTTTGTCCACCATTACAGATTCGATGATAGAAACTAACATGACAACCTCTACCGATTTATCTACGAGCGTTGGTGTTGTTGAGGATACGTCAACGACACAGGAAAGTCCAGTTAGTACAGATCTAATGGATACTATGTCTTCTTCTACCCCCGTTATTACGGACAGTTTGTCTTCTACTACTACAATGGAACCTAGTACTATGATAGTGACCCCTATGAACGATGTTATTACAACTACTGTAACCCAGTCGTCAGATTTGACCGGAACAATGAGTTCCACTACAGATTTATCTAGTACCATGGAGTCTACTACTACCATGGCGATGACGAGTGAATCATCGAGTGAGAATCGTTCGTTAGATTTATCAGGTACTACAGAAATGTCCAATAACGTTGATACGGTATCAACTGGTACCACACAAAACGTTGAAAGTTCTTCGATTCCGTTGGACACCACAACTATCGTCACTACCGAATCGACGACAACTTCGCAAACATCATCTACCATGTCTACGACTAATGTCTCTCCCATTGAAACGTCCACCGAAAGTATCGAGAGTAACACGATAGAGCAGTCTGGTGTAATTTCGAGTAGCAGCGAATCGAATGATCAAACATCGACGATAAGAATAACGACGACTGATCTACCAATAGTAACAACTTTCCGAACGAAATTGATAGACTTTGCTCAAGATATTTTATCACGTTTGCAAAGTGCTATAGCAGGAACAACCTTGTCACCTATTTTAACAACGACTCCAACTACAACGACTCCAGCTGAAACAACCATGTCGTCTGTTTTAACGACTACTTCGATCGATACAACCTTATCACCTGCTTTAACAACGACTCCAAGTGCAACAACAGCCGAGACACCAACTTCAACGCTCGATCAGTCGAATACCAGTTTGAATAATCAAGTTGAGAGTACCACGATGATGGCAGACGTAGTTCAGCAACAAGAGTTTACTACAATTTCTGACGATGTCACATCTTCGAGAGATGTCCAATCAGAATTAAGAGAGACTACTACAGCCACACCTTTATCGATGGATGTGTCTACTCAAGAAGCAGTAGGTTTCACCGATTCAGAAACAAATACCCTGGATAATGTTGAAACTAGTTCTACTACAGATTCGAGCACAACAGCTAACGCTGAAAGCTCTGATTTAACATTGGACGTAGAATCGCTAACTCAAAGTCAAACGTCGATAAGCCCTGAGAATGAATCCAGTGTAAATATTACCCCAGAGAGCCCCATTAATACAACAACAGAAATGACTACTACTTTATCGTCAACGAACTTGCAAGATTCTACCGTAGAAAGCATTATTAGCAATGACCTTAATGATACCTTACTCACAGAATTAATGACAATCGCGAAGTCCCTGTTTTCGGAAGCCATGAACGATACTTCCGTTCAAACTATATTGGACAATATTTCCAGCACAATCGATTTGGAAAGAAATATGcaagatattgaaaataattcgactACTGATTCTAGTACAACAGTGAATAATACTGACGACGGTTTCCTTAATGATAGTACAACGGAGAACGTACAAGAGTTTTCTACCGAAGTTCCATCAGAACAGGTAGAGACAGCACCGATCAGTTCAGAACCTGAAGAAGATACTACTTTAACAGTCGACCTATCTGAAAATGAGATAGAATCAACTCCCATAAGCCCAACAACGATTACTAATACCGAAATTCTGGACGATAGTTTAGCCCTTAACGTAACTCAGAACGAAATGGAATTCGTTCGGACAAATGATACGACAAGTTTCGAATTAGGAACGACGTTAGAAAATTTAGAGACTATTACTGCCACTGAATCCATCGAGAACGATATAGGAACTGTCGCGAATGAAGATTTTGAGAATATAACTGAGAGTTCTACGAGTATTACgcaggaaagagaaacgacgacAGTTTCTACTGCTGATATCGAATTGACGACGCTCAGTTATGATTTTCAATCGACTACGGCCCAGACCCAGATAACTACCCCTGTAGAaagtatagatatatcgatCTCATCTACCCCAACTATGGTAACAGAATCATCGACAACCAGCACTGTGGTAAACGACGATCGGTCGCCGATAACGACTCCTTTAAATATTGATAGTCAGACAACTGTTAGCCCAACAGAAACAACGTTATCGTCCGAAAACTTCGAACTTTTGACCCAGTCGAGTGTAACGAACGATAGCAGTAATAGTACTAATCTCGTTTCAACCGAGCCCATGTCAACCGCTACAGTAACAGAGCCCACAGCTACAACGGAATTGGTAGctaataatgatgatatcgTAACGAGCCAATCCcctgaaataattattaccgaAAACATAACAACAGAACCGGCTCttgatcaatcgatcgatatcgacaGAACTAACCAAACAATTGAAATGACCTCGACGGAATTGATTGTTAACGATGCAGAGGTAACCACTAACTCACCCTTACTAACAAACGATACAGATTTGTTGGATTTAACGAATATTACTGGGACTACCATCACTAACCAGGCAATCGAAACAACCACAACGATAATGCTCACAGACCCCCCATCATCGCCCATTGACTTCATGAACACCATTCCAACTGATATTGACCGTTTGCAGGATGCTACGCCAACAACTGCCCAAGGGACGGCAGCCTCAGGAACAATGCAATTCGATCAAACGAACGATACCACCATCATtcctaccaccaccatcatcacagAGTCTCCAACAGCAACAACGTCAGACTCTTCCAATTCCTTGATCACTGAATCCTCTCCATCTGGCACATCGACTTCCATTGATACGACGACGTTAAtcacgacaacgacgacgacgacgacgatgacaacgacgacggaaACGatgacgaccacgacgacacCGTCATCTTCGATTACCAATCGTCCACCTGATACTACTACCGAAGATAACGttgatataaatgataatctGATATCCACCGAAGCATCAACGAGCATGCCAACATCTACTACATCGTTGCCGGAAACTTCCGATTCGATATCCAGAATGGATACGAATATCCAAACAACGATGACGGATTCAACCACAGAAACAACACCAACCACAGCATCGGGTTCAACCTCTACGACTACCATTACCATGCCAACCACTATCTCTCAAACTATACCGAGCATGCCTGCATTTTCATCAGTTCGAACTCCGGTTACCACTCAGACTAGTTTCACGACACCGTATTTGGGTCGATTCGGTGGTAGCAGGCTAACTCCAGCACCTAGATTTAGTCCTAGCTCGTCGACCAAAGTTCCATTAAGGGATTATCACGTATACGGGATATATCCTAATAAAACGATCGTCAGGAAACGCCCAGAGGATAATCTAATCGATGCTAGAAACGTTGACAGCCCATACGTCATTTTTGGTATCTACCCTGATGGCAGATTGGTCCGGAAGTTCCCAAATGGCACGATCATACCAGATCCACCAAGCAATCCGGTTGAGGTTGTCTTTTCTCTTAGCACTACAACTACCACTAACAGGCCACAACCCGTGTTCTTTTATAACCAGGCTAACCAAGGCACTTTTAATCAATATCAAGCCCCGAACTACTATAATAATCGTAGACCCGTCGGCAACCCGATGACAAATGGTCAAAACTTTGGCACCGTTGATTTGGGACTTACTGGTAACGCGATCGCCGGATCAAACGGAGGTGGAGCCGATTTCTTGGGCCCACTTGGTACCCCTGGTAGCCTCGCGACCACAAATACAATG gGATCTCGACTAAATGGTATTAGCGGGGCCGGTCGTATCGTTCAAGATCGACAAAGGGATGAAGCTAGTAGATCTAGGCAATCTGGAGATCAACGGAATTCGGTTTACATTGGACAG GATAGGTTCGTTAATTATTGGACTAATGGTTCACCAAACACCAATCCACGTGTTGTCAGTGTCAACATAAATTCAGTTGCA AGTGCAGCGAACGAAGGACCAGCATCGACTTCAGGAATGGTACAATCCTTTAACAATTTGTTGAACGATCAATCTAATGGTGGTCAGATAACAGCACCTCCAGGATTCCCATGGAGAGATCCTTTGGATCAGATATTTGGAATTACAACTAATTCCCCAGTAATAACAGCATCGATCGCATCGAACACTTTG GACGACTCCAGCGAAGGTAATCCAATGTTCGATGCACGTCCTGTAAGTCCATTCGTAGAAGTTTTTACACCAGCTTCTGGTATCGTGTCTTCTTCTATCACCGCTGCAATGTCTACTACCACAACTGCACCAACAACAAGTACTGTCACTACAACTACGCCAACTCCAACTACAACTACAACTACAACTACACCAGCTCcaactacaacaacaacaacaacaacaacaacgacaacaccagctccaacaacaacaacaacaacgacgacgacaacgacgacgacagctCCAACAACAACTACACTAGCTCCAACAACAACTACACCAGCTCCAACAACAACCACAGCAGCTCCAACAACAACCACAGCAGCTCCAACAACAACTACAACTACACCAGCTCCAACGACACAGGCTTCAACCTCAACAACTTCATTGAAAACGACACCATTCGGATTATCCAATGATATTCCATTAAATATGCGAACACAAAACGCATTTGGTACGACATTCGACGATCTCGCATTTTTGAATTCACTT TTACAGCCTAACGATGCCCCAACTACGCAAAAAACTCTGAACGAAGTGGAAAAGATTTTAGCCAATAag atCCTATCTCTTGCCTTGGGTAATGCTGGACCTACACGTTCACCAAAAGCTATTCAATTAGCCAATGCATCCCCAAATTCACTACAagtctcgtcgtcgtcatccgCACCTATAATCATCGACTTGTTACCATCCACCACCACTATGAAACCTTCAACGATCGCTTCTACGTCAACCTCaagatcaattaaaattaCCACCGAATCTGGAATTAATCGGAAAGTACCTGTTAAAATCGCAGATCTATCAGCCAGTGCACAAACTCATAGCGCTTCTGTGTCCACTACGACCAAAGAACCTATCGTTGTCACGGCAAAGTCTATTACAACGAAACCTAAGAGCACAACAGTTCCACCGGTTCAAGGTCTTGGTGCAAGCTTGTTGCAAGCGCTCTTTGGTGGTAACTTTTTTGGGCCCACTAGCACAGCCAAACCCGTAACTAAAATTACGACTACTAAAccgaaaacaaaaacaataccGAGAATCGTCGAGATCACTCAAAGGCCAGTCTCAACGACCCAATCTTCCGTAACATCTAGATCTGTCAATGTCTCTGAGATTGTAATTAATACCGTGAAAGAAACAACGATTCCAAAACCTAACACGACGACAAAACCGATCAGTACGACAACGACGCAACGTGCATTATTGAACAATCCAAATCCTAGATTACCTAACGTTGTTAGCTCAACTTATTCGCCCGAGGACGATGCCAAGTTCTTATCAGCTTTGTTCAACGCGATTCAAGAATCAA ATACGAAGAAACCTGTTACACCTGTTCCAACGTCGATCGAAGACGACGAAGCTTTCTTGAGAGCGATACTATCCGGTCAAGCTAAACTTCCCTTAGTCAAAAGTACGTCCTCTCCTGAAATCAACAACGCGGCTCTTTTAGCGGCCCTTTTGAAGGCTCAGGGCATCGAACCTTCGACACCAGCTACAAATATTCGACAACAGTTACAATTAGCT aGCTTAAACAACAATCTCGTTTCGCTTCCACCGACAACCACGAGTACATCTAGACCTTATTCTACATCAACGAGTATTACTTCAAGGCCAATTACGAGTACCACGATGACGACGAGAAGACCAACGACTTCAAGGCCAAGGCTTCAAACGACAACGTGGTCACCTAGCTCGACTTATCCACCACCATTGTTCAGTGGGTTCTCTAATTTTGGTAATCCAGTTCAAGAATCACAAAAAGATAATGACGGATTAGCTGGAGATGGTGTTAGAAATCAGGTTGTGAACGTTGCCCTTGGTGCTACCAGAGCGTTCAGTCAGTTCCTCGGTGCTGCCATTACG ggcGCAGCACAACAGTTGCAGTCTTTCGTAAGAAACGGCACCAGAATCGTTTCGGAGGTCGTTGGATAG